The Primulina tabacum isolate GXHZ01 chromosome 1, ASM2559414v2, whole genome shotgun sequence genome contains the following window.
ATTATTTCTTATTTGCAAGCTACTAAATTATTGCACAAGGGGTGTATTGGTTTTCTGGCTTCGGTGTTGGATGTGAGAAAAGAAAGTAATATGCAATTACAGGATATTGATGTAGTGCAGGATTATCCTGATGTATTTGCTGAGGAGATGTCTGGATTACCACCTGCTCGAGAGGTagagtttgttattgaattgatttCAGGTACAGCCccaatttctaaggctccgtacagaatggctccGACCGAGATGAGAGAATTGAAGAATCAATTGCAGGAgctattagataaaggttttatacGTCCTAGTTCCTCGCAATGGGGAGttccagttttatttgtgaaaaagaaatatGTATCTTTGAGATTATGTATTGACTATCGAGAACTGAATAAGATAactgttaaaaataaatatcctttgccgcggattgatgatctttttgatcaattgcaaggagcaacAGTGTTCTCGAAAATTGATCTCCggtctggataccatcaattgaaggtGAAGAAGgatgatatatcaaagactgcttttagaacgaggtatggtcattatgaatttttggtgatgtcaTTTGGaatgaccaatgctccttcagttttcatggatttaATTAATCGTGTCTTTAAGCTTTATTTGGATaactttgtcattgtttttattgaCGTCATTTTGATCTACTCTAAGACACGAGAACTTCGCAGTGAGCATTTGAGGACTGTGTTGCATCTATTGAGGGATAAGCAATTATATGCTAAGTTGgagaaatgcgaattctggttggagcaggtGGCGTTTTTGGACCATATTGTTTCGAAATAGGGAATATCGACGAATCCATCCAAAGTCGAGTCTATTAAGCAATGGTCCATTCCAACGACAGTTTTAGAGGTTagaagttttcttggtttgacaGGATATTACAGACGGTTCATAGCGGATTTTTCAAAGATAGCATTGCTACTAACGAGATTGACAAAGAAGTCTATCAAGTTTGAATGGACCATAGAGTGGCACAAGCATTCCAAGCactgaaagataagttgactttTGCGCTTGTTTTAGTACTTCTTTGTGGTActgaggattttgttgtgtatacagatgcttcaaagCATGGGTTAGGTGCCGTactgatgcagcgtgggaaagtgatagcttatgcttctcgtcagttgaaagactacgagaaaaattatctcactcatgatttggaattagcagctgtggttttttccttaaagatttggcggcactatctttatggtgagaagtgtgaaatttttacggatcacaaaagtttgaattattttttttcacataaagaattgaatatgcggcagcagagatggttggaactggtgaaggactatgattgcaccattagctatcatccaggtaaagctaatgtggttgcggatgctttgagttgCAAATCGAGTTCTTTATTGGGTTCCATGATTCAGAAACCATTGTTGCTTGATTTGCAAAGAAATGAGATAACTCTGGTATCTGCAGGTACAGTAGCTCGATTATCTGCATTGGTTTTCCGCTCAACTTTGTTTGATAGAATTTTGAAGGAACATCAATTTGATAATCAGTTATTGGAATTGAAGAGAAAGAGTGATCTATCAGGAGTTTCTAAGTTTGGGTTGAATCGTGATGGTTTGTTTACTTTTCGAGGTAGAATATGTGTTCCTTTGGGTGATGACATTCGAAAAGATGTAATTATTGAAGctcataccgcgccatattcgGTACACCCtagcagtaccaagatgtaccaTAATCTTCGACGTCtttactggtggccaggtatgaagaaagatattatattatttgtttctgaatgtctaacatgtcagcaAGTTAAGATTGAACACCAGAGGCTGACGGGATTGTTGCAATTTTTACCCATACCGCAATGGAAATGAGAacacattaccatggattttgttgttgggttGCCAAGGACTCAGAAGGGCtttaattctatttgggtgatcgtcgatcgattgaccaagtcatcaCATTTTCTCCCTGTCAAGACGACATATtctatgaatcaatatgctgaagcTTATATTCAGGAGATTGTGAGATTTCATGGGAAACCGGTGTCGATAGTTTCAAATCGTGATCCAAGGTTTACCTCCGAGTTCTGGAAAAGTTTACATCGGACCTTGGGAACAAAGCTAGCCTTTAGTAcggcttatcatcctcaaagcgACGGGCAATCAGAAAGGGTtattcaaattcttgatgatATGTTGAGGGCTTGTATAATTGATTTTCCTGATAGTTGGGATTCAAAattaccacttgtcgagttcACGTATAATAACAGCTACCAATCTTCAATCGGCATGGCACCCTATGAAGCTttatatggaaggaagtgccgATCTCCTTTGTATTAGGATGAAGTAGGtgaaaggaagatgttgggcCCAGAGTTGGTTCAACAGACAGCAGATGTTGTGGCATTGATCCAAGAGAAAATGAAGACCGCTCAGTCTAGACATAAAAGTTATGCCGATGTGAGACGACGGCCTTTGGCAATCgaggttggtgaccatgttttcatTAAAATAGCTCATCTCAAGGGAGTTATgtgatttggcaagaaaggtaaacTCAGCCCTCGTTACATTGgtccgtttgagattcttgataaGATTGGAGATCGAGCCTATCGTCTTGCATTACCAGCGGACTTGGATCGagttcacaatgtattccatgTTTTTATGCTCCGCAAGTATCTTCCTAATCCATCTCATGTTCTGAGACACGAATCATTGGATATTTTACCTAACTTGAGCTATGAGGAAGTACCGGTTCAAATAtttgatcgcaaagttaaagtgttaaGGAATAAAGAAATTGGTCTTGtcaaagtcctttggaggaatcatgtaATTGAAGAGGCAACATGGGAATCAGAGGAGGAAATGAAGCAGCATTATCCGGTTTTATTTGATGGtaagcaaatttcgaggacaaaattttaataaagaggggagattgtaatatcccaacCTTTTTATCATTCCATTGTCAATGATGTATTCTTTGGTTTGATGTTTTGGAGATACGGTTATTGGATAttcattatttattattgtatgATATGGTAATGGGTATTCATATGGTTTGATGGTTGAGATTTGTAGAATGGTTATTGTTTATGGTTATATGCATTTGGATGGTAAAAGTATGATTATTGTTTTGGTGTTATGTTTTATAGTTGGTGATGGATTATGGGGGGATGAGTTCTTGTTGTGATAGTTTATATAGATAATTTGAGCATGTATTTGGATGGTTTGTTGCATTGGTACAGCATGGGATTGGAAGAGGGAGTTTATGGTTATTGTGTATCCAAGATGGTGAAGTTGTATTGTTAGTATTGTGCAAGAGCAGCGCCGGAGGAAAGGCGCTGCAACTCTGATGGGTGCAGGGggcagcgccgcagcgctgccaGGGCCGTGGCCCAGGCGCTGTAGGCTGTGAAGCAGCAGCGCCAAGGAGGTTGCGCCGCGGCGCTAGTCGGGGAAGAAGTGTTGTTTGGGAAATGCGATTTTAGGTGTTGGGAAGGCTTTTATATGCCATGTCTAGAAAATTCTACTCATTTCTAACTTTTTCCTTCTCTTCCATCGGTTCAAGTCTTTCTCCCTCAAGATTTTCTCTCCTCTATTTTACACTTCAAGCTCAAGAATCCTAGTAGATTTCATGTTACTCTTATTTTAAGTTCCAAGCTCCAAGGTAAGGATTCTCTTTATATTTTTGAGTTTAGATGGTTTGAGGAATTGAAGGTTTTAGTTGGTTTGGTTGATTCATATGATTAATGGTGATCATTAATGGTTGATTGTATGTATTATGTTGTAAGAATTCCTTTGAGATCATCATAGAAATTGTGTGCTTCTTGGGTTGTAAGCAGAGGCTCTTCCTTCTTGCTCACGTGATAAATATATGTACAaagccatgtttattgatgtCTAGCTCCTTCCCTTGAtatgttcttgatatatttGTTGTTATGTATTCATTGATCAAGGAATACCATTGCATTTATTGATAAAGGAGCTAGTAAGTCATTGTTGCCTACCAAGTGTTTGTTCAATTGCCTCAATGAAGTTTTTATTGATTAAAGTAAAAAATTTATAGTATTCATATGCATGTTATTGGCCAATTGCATGATAAAGgagtatctctcacagttttgatatttatatcaaagagatacttaTTACATGGTCATAGGTCACAGGACTATCAATTGATTTCTTTAATTCATGCCAAGAAATAACATCTATATTGCCTTGATAGCTATTGCTCATTGAAGATGGtattatataattttcattGTCATCGCCATGTTATTCAAGCCAAgcctatgtatatgtatttgttattgcAGCTTTATACTTACTGAGTAtaaactcatttcagttattatcATCTGATGTATGTGATAAGAAAGATTGAAATGGAGTGTCAAATGCGGAAGAAGTCATATGGCAAGATAAGGGAAAACTCTTGTCATGAAACACTTATTTTGGTGTAGTGAACATTAATAGCCATatgtattttgtattttgtaaaAATGATACATGTTTCACAGTgacttttgattttattttaaatgatggtTTTGGAAATGGTAACATTAAAGGTTAGGTAACGCATTGTTTTTTTTATACgagtttcatttttttttattttcccttCAAAATATAATGCTTCTGCGTATgttatttcttttaaaattttatgtcaTGAGAGTGGGGTGTTTCAGCTATGAGTCAGGAGACCCAAAAATTGAGGGATGATTTAATAGCAGCAAATGCACGGTCTGACGTATTAACGTTGGAGTTCCAGGAAGTCGAAGAAGGAGAACGAGTTGTTGATGACATGAATGTCTTCTTTGGAAGAGCAAGTACGTCAACTGGTCGTTGTCATGTCTCAAAGAGCACCTATGCAGACACCCTTTCAGCCATACGACATAGCATTCCACCCAGACAGCTCTTCCCACAGCGGCCGCTTCACAGCGTGAGGATCACACATCGGCGGCTTCACTGCAGGAACATCACATAGCGGCCACTTTGTCACCAGACCATCACACGAACGTAATCCTCACATGGACATAGTTACTCACAGTAGTATATCGAGTCTTCACATGACTTGGATCAGGCCGAGGACGATGACGATGGACAGGAGGATGGTGACGACAACGACCACGACGGTTACGACGATAACGAGACTAAGACACGAtagtattttattatattttgttgatATTATTTATTGCACATTTTAGTTTAAATATCAGTCaaacatgatttattttatatacaatatcaatccgattcagttggatatatattaacttaatattctttttcgaaacaattttaatttaatttattagatttgataaatattcaaatacgttataaataaattttcaaaaaaaatattgatagatacaattttaaatataaaaattatttattatttaaaaaatatatattaaatttcgTGAC
Protein-coding sequences here:
- the LOC142505157 gene encoding uncharacterized protein LOC142505157, producing the protein MGTRLLFADLIVILMVAFDVILGMDWLSTYRAVIDCVGKTVKFLVDDHESEVFVGLGSSLIIPIISYLQATKLLHKGCIGFLASVLDVRKESNMQLQDIDVVQDYPDVFAEEMSGLPPAREVEFVIELISGTAPISKAPYRMAPTEMRELKNQLQELLDKGTVARLSALVFRSTLFDRILKEHQFDNQLLELKRKSDLSGVSKFGLNRDGLFTFRGRICVPLGDDIRKDVIIEAHTAPYSDEVGERKMLGPELVQQTADVVALIQEKMKTAQSRHKSYADVRRRPLAIEIGDRAYRLALPADLDRVHNVFHVFMLRKYLPNPSHVLRHESLDILPNLSYEEVPVQIFDRKVKVLRNKEIGLVKVLWRNHVIEEATWESEEEMKQHYPVLFDVTFDFILNDGFGNGNIKAMSQETQKLRDDLIAANARSDVLTLEFQEVEEGERVVDDMNVFFGRASTSTGRCHVSKSTYADTLSAIRHSIPPRQLFPQRPLHSVRITHRRLHCRNIT